In Patescibacteria group bacterium, a genomic segment contains:
- a CDS encoding radical SAM protein codes for MKSKTRQEIRNENVLNFLISLVKGVIQMLPTTAWIVLTYSCNNRCCFCYAKDGCSMGDGHNDEWMDYSFACNAIQKLARLGVKNCLLIGGEPTLYPDIVPLVSIGAKCGVHMKLVSNGRKLADYDFVLRLKEAGLIHSSVSLEAAREEKHNFITQTSSFAESLQGAKNLLKAEISANSIMTISTLNVDDIVANAILMHSIGMPNILYNFSLPSIDEQGGVTDSFALDPRDNAKAITEAYLYLKRKKGIHISFFATLPLCLFPEEILDEMREDMTIGRDYHCHIYYGTGVAIEPNGDVLPCTHFVGSPLFNAKGSNGELVESFEEQWEYGIHLDFVKEAWHYPAEACEGCKYWGKCFAGCPFIWTFFEPKKYLTRRI; via the coding sequence GTGAAATCAAAAACCAGACAAGAAATTAGAAACGAAAATGTCCTTAATTTCTTAATTTCTCTCGTGAAAGGAGTGATTCAGATGTTACCCACAACTGCTTGGATAGTTCTGACTTATTCGTGCAATAATCGTTGCTGCTTCTGCTACGCCAAGGATGGTTGTTCAATGGGTGATGGACACAATGACGAATGGATGGATTACAGTTTCGCCTGCAACGCCATACAAAAATTAGCAAGACTGGGAGTGAAAAACTGCCTACTTATTGGCGGAGAGCCGACACTTTATCCAGATATTGTTCCGTTAGTTTCGATTGGAGCAAAGTGCGGCGTCCATATGAAGTTGGTATCAAATGGAAGAAAACTGGCTGACTATGATTTTGTCTTAAGACTCAAGGAGGCTGGTCTCATTCATTCCAGCGTTTCATTAGAGGCGGCGAGAGAAGAAAAGCATAATTTTATTACGCAAACTTCGAGTTTTGCGGAAAGCCTACAAGGGGCAAAGAACCTCCTTAAGGCAGAAATCTCGGCTAATAGCATTATGACGATTTCAACCTTGAATGTTGATGACATCGTAGCCAATGCTATCCTTATGCATTCCATTGGAATGCCTAATATCCTCTATAACTTTTCGCTTCCAAGCATCGATGAGCAGGGCGGCGTTACTGACTCATTCGCCCTTGATCCGAGAGACAATGCCAAAGCCATCACAGAGGCGTATCTATACCTTAAACGTAAGAAAGGAATTCACATTTCTTTTTTCGCTACGCTTCCGTTATGTCTTTTTCCAGAAGAAATTTTGGATGAGATGCGTGAGGATATGACGATTGGTCGGGATTATCACTGTCATATTTACTATGGAACGGGGGTGGCCATTGAACCTAATGGTGATGTTCTACCCTGCACGCATTTTGTAGGCAGCCCATTATTTAATGCAAAAGGATCTAATGGAGAGCTTGTTGAATCTTTTGAAGAGCAATGGGAGTACGGTATTCATCTTGATTTTGTCAAAGAGGCGTGGCATTACCCCGCAGAAGCCTGTGAGGGTTGTAAATATTGGGGTAAATGTTTTGCTGGCTGTCCCTTTATTTGGACATTCTTTGAACCAAAAAAATATTTAACAAGGAGAATATAA
- a CDS encoding PIN domain-containing protein, with protein MPKAKQTIYLETSVISAYFDFWKKSPLQKRETRKFWKIVLPDYEPVTSTLTIIELERARREWRNEYLKLIQNIRILNFSPKVSRLAERYIKERIIPKSKADDAGHLAIAVTHEIDFFLTWNMQHFLRPNKMKQIINFNRTNSLYIPTLVNPNDFLE; from the coding sequence ATGCCAAAAGCAAAACAAACAATCTATTTAGAAACTTCAGTTATTTCGGCTTATTTTGATTTTTGGAAAAAGAGTCCCCTGCAAAAAAGGGAAACTCGAAAGTTTTGGAAAATAGTATTACCCGATTATGAACCAGTTACTTCTACACTAACCATTATTGAGTTAGAACGAGCCCGACGGGAATGGCGAAATGAATATTTAAAGTTGATTCAGAATATAAGGATTTTAAATTTTTCTCCAAAGGTTTCTCGGTTAGCGGAGCGATATATTAAAGAAAGGATTATTCCTAAAAGCAAAGCTGATGACGCAGGACACCTGGCAATAGCCGTGACCCATGAGATTGATTTTTTCTTGACCTGGAATATGCAGCATTTTTTAAGACCCAACAAGATGAAACAGATTATTAATTTTAATCGAACTAACAGTCTTTATATACCCACTTTAGTCAACCCTAATGATTTCCTTGAATAA